In Planctobacterium marinum, the DNA window GTTTCTGACTACATACAGGGCCAAAGGCATTTACTACACCGACAACTAACACCATGCCCTCTTGGAATACATCTGCGGTACTAAATGACCGTATTCCTTGTGCAGCGAATTGCAAAAATTCTGCATCGGGCAGTCGTGTTCCTTTCTCAATAACTGCTTTCATAGTCGTCTCTGCTAATGCTCATTTAATGAGTTTAATCGCGGATAATAAGGAAGAAAATTCTACCTTAGTTGTAAACTTCTCAAAGCGTTCTGGCTTTTACTGATACCGTTTTGAGATCTTTCAGGTTGATAGCCGTCATCTTGCCGCCCCAAATGTAGCCGGTGTCTAGCGCATGAATGCGCTCATTCGGATTGTTACCTTCCAGAGCCGCCCAGTGACCAAATAGCAGCTGACTTTCATGTCTTAAGTCGGGATGTTGGAACCAGGGAAAGATGCCCGGAGGCGCATCTTTGGGTGTAGTTTTGAGTTGCAGATTAAGCCCCGCTTTTTGATCCACAAAACGCATGCGGGTAAAGGCATCAATCACAAACTTATGGCGCTCTAAACCGCTTAAATTGTCTGTCCATCGCTGCTCCTCATTACCATACATATATTCCAGCAAACGCCGCCATTTATCGCTTTTGAGAAACTGACTGGTCTCCTGCGCAAGTTTTAGCGCTTCGCGTTCAGACCAAAGAGGATACAGACCCGCGTGACTCAGAAAAAAGCCCTCTTCAGGAACCGCTGCCAGGGGTTTTTCCCGCAACCATTGGATGATGAGATTCTTTTTACTGCTCTGTAACAATTCGGCAAAGCCATCTTTGCCTTTTACTTCCCGAATACCCTGACTCACCGCCAGAAAATGCAGGTCGTGGTTGCCTAATACCGTGTTGAAACTGTCACCCAAGGACATTAAAAATTCGATTGTTTCGAGCGCTTGTGGCCCACGACCAATCAGGTCGCCGACAGCCCAGAGTTTATGCTGCTTAGGGTTAAAACCCACTTTAAGTAGTAGTTTTTTGAGTCCGGAATAGCAGGCCTGAATATCACCAACAACAAAAATGCTCATAGTACCCTCTGAACTCAATTCAGACTGTTAGGAACACTGAGAGTAAACACCTCAATGGGGGTTTTAAAAAGTTGTTCATCGTGACTTTTGAATTCGTAATGTCCCTGCATAAAGCCTACCGGAGTGTCCAAAATTGCCCCTGACTTGTAGGCAAACCTCTCTCCAGGTTGGATAACAGGAGTTTGACCAACAACACCAGGCCCTGCAACTTCAGAGATTTTGCCGTTACCGTCAGTAATCAACCAATATCGATTGAGCAATTGCACAGCCACCTCGGCGTGATTGGTGATGGTGATATGGTAAGAGAAAGCGTACTTGTTTTGTTCTTTGCTTATTTGTTCGGGCAACCAAGCGGTTTCCACTTCAATCTTGATCTGTTCAGGTAGTTTGCTTTCCTGCTCCATAGCAACGCCTATGATTCTGTTTTGTTGGCCAGATTTGCAAAATCCTGCAAAGACAGGGTTTCAGCTCTTGCCGCAGGATTAATACCTACTGCTTCAATATCAGCTTCTGATAATAGCTCTTTCAGACTATTGCGTATCGTTTTACGCCTTTGATTAAACGCGATAGCACATACCTGGTCCAGTGTTTTTTTATTCTGTACCTCCACAGGTGGCGCGGCATGGGGGAGCAGTCTGACCACCGCTGAATCTACTTTCGGTGGTGGTTGGAATGCGTGTGGAGGTACCTCTAATACGGGAACTACCTGACAATAGTACTGCGCCATAACCGAAAGGCGGCCATAATTTTTATGCCCGGGTTCTGCCGCCAGACGATTCACCACCTCTTTTTGCAACATAAAATGCATGTCTTGCACCAGTGTTGAGAAGCTAAACAGGTGGAACATCAAAGGTGTTGAGATATTGTAGGGTAAATTACCAAATATTCTCAGAGGCTTATCTTGTGCCAGTTGGGCAAAGTCATATTTTAAGGCATCGCTTTCAACAATGTTGAGCTTATCGCGAATAAAGGGGTGTGAGCGCAAGCGCGTGGCCAGATCGCGGTCTAATTCTACGACAGTGAGCTTTGAAACCTGTTCGCAGACAGGCTCTGTTAACGCCCCCAAGCCAGGCCCAATTTCCACCAGGTTTTCACCGTCAACTGGTCTGATAGCACTAACGATGTCGGCTATCACTTGCTCATCATGCAAGAAGTTCTGACCAAAACGTTTCCGGGCTACATGCCCAAGATGTGCTTTACTCATTGATATTCTTCGCTAATTTAATGGCTTTTCGGATGGCCACTTTAAAACTGCCATTGTCTATATTGCCGGTACCCGCCAGGTCCAGAGCGGTTCCGTGATCTACTGAGGTGCGGATAATGGGAAGTCCAAGCGTGACATTCACTGATGCGCCAAAGCCTTTGTATTTTAATACCGGTAAGCCTTGATCGTGATACATGGCTAATACCACATCTGCGTCATCCAGATATTTAGGATGGAAGATGGTATCTGCCGGTAAGGGACCAATCAGGTTAATGCCGCGTTGACGCAACATATCCAAGGTCGGATTGATTACCAGTTGTTCTTCCTTACCAATGTGGCCATTTTCTCCTGCATGAGGGTTTAAGCCGCATACGTAGATTTTAGGGGAGGGGATTTTAAACTTGGTAATTAGATCATGATTAATGATGGAAATCACTTTTTCCAGCCGCTCTGGTGTGATGGCTTTACTGACGTAGGCAAGCGGAATATGGGTGGTTACCAGTGCGACTCTTAATCCTTCGGTGGAAAGCAACATCACGACATCAGAGGTATTGCTTTGCTGTGCAAAAAACTCTGTATGGCCAGAGAAAGAGATTCCCGCTTTGTTAATAATGCTTTTGTTTACCGGACCCGTTACGACAGCATCAAATTCGCCGCGCAAATTAGCTTCGCCAGCCTGACGCAGCGTTTCAACAACGTAGCGACCGTTTTCTTCGTTTAGCTGGCCAGCAGTGACCTTAGTGGCCACTTTAACTGGCACGATAAATAGCTTTCCGGCGGGCAACACATCGCTGCGTTCAGGCGCGTATTCTACTAAGCTAAGTGGCAGATTTAACTGAGCTGCACGCTCTTGCATCATGTCGGGATCAGCAAAGGCGACAAGCTGCACATCCCAATCCAATTGCGCCATTTGGATTACCAAATCAGGCCCAATACCAGCTGGCTCACCGGGGGTAACTGCTAATTTTAAAGGCATCACTGTCTCCCTGAAAAGGTGTTGAGAATTTGCTTATTCAAGCACTTCAACGTATGCCTGGTCTCGCATTTGTCTGATCCATGCTTCTCTTTCTTCACCAAATTTACGCTGGAACAACAATTGATAAGCTTTATCTTGTTTCAATTTATCTGTTACGTCACCAACACGTTTTCCTATCAACTGGACCAGGTGCCAACCGTGTACGGAGCGAAAAGGTTCGGATAATTCTCCGGGTTCATCTAATTGTGCAAGTGTTTCTTTGAACGCTGGTACGTAAATGGAGGGATCGTTCCAACCAAGTTCTCCACCACGAGCTGCACTGCCTGGGTCTTTGGAGTGTTCTTTGGCAAGGTCTTCAAACTCTGCTTCGCCATTGATGACTTGATTCTTGAACTCACTCAGCATTTGCTGTGCGCGTTCTTCACTGAGGATCACTGAAGTTTGGATTAAGATGTGACGAGCATTTACTTCTTCGATTTCGGCGATTTGCTTACCACGGATATCCAGAATTTTCAAAATATGGAAGCCTGCACCACTGCGAATGGGACCAATCAGGTCGTCTTTTTTGGCATCTGCAACCACTTCAGCGAAGAGTGTGGGCATAGTGTTGACGTTCATCCAGCCCAAATCACCACCTTCTAACGCTCTGGGTCCAGAAGACGCAGTTGTGGCAATTTTTCTAAAGTCGGCATCTTCTTTTTGCAGCAACTCAATGACGCGCTCCGAGCGTGTTTTGGCCGAGTCAATATCTTCTTGTGTTGCTTCAGACGGGAAGCCAACGAGAATATGACCTAGCTGGAATTCGACTTCCTCAGCGCCTTGCTCATCAATGAGGCTGACCATGTTATCGATTTCCTGGGGCGTGACATAGACGCGGCGTCTGACGTTGGCGCGAGTGACTTCGCCGGTGATCAGCTCCTTACGGATACGCTCTCGGTATTGCTCCCAATCCATACCCTCGGATTCTACCTTGGCGCGCAGCTGTTCTGCTGTAAGGTTTTCTGAAGAGGCGAAATTTTGGATAGTTTGCTCTAGTTGTGGATCGCTTACCTGAATACCCATGCGTTGTGCCATTTGCATTTGCAGCGCTTCGGTAATCAACCTTTCAATTGCTTGGGTACGCAAGACACGGTCATTCGGTAAGTTCTGATTATTTCTGATGGCATTGGCCTTAACCGTGGTGATTAAGTCCTTAATTTCACTTTCCAAAACCACGGTCTGGTCAACGATGACTGCCACCTTGTCCAACTCTTGGACCTGGGCTTTAACGAAAGCTGAGAAACTCAGAATAAAAATTGAAAATACGGTTATTAATTTCATAGATAATTTATTGCCCTATTACATAAGGTTGCTGGTAACCATACAAGCCATCTTCTAGCAATGACTTGCGGTTTCGGCGTTGCCCCATTCCTTTAAACTCGAACTTTAAGCTAATACCAGAATCATATTCATCCAGGCTCTGATTTCCAAGTGCATCAAAGCGATTGGTTAAATGTCGTTCCCAAACAAATTGTAACGACCAGCAACAGGAATCATACTGGAATCCCGTGTAACTTTCGGTGGTGCGATTCAAATCGAGATCCCGGTAATATCGCCCCACCCAAAGCCAATTCTTGGCAAAACTCCAGCTGGCAGTGATGCCCGCTTGATTGATTTCAACACCGGGTAGGTCTCTGACGAAGCGGTGACCCACCTGAACTAAGTTATTGCTGCT includes these proteins:
- the rsmA gene encoding 16S rRNA (adenine(1518)-N(6)/adenine(1519)-N(6))-dimethyltransferase RsmA; translated protein: MSKAHLGHVARKRFGQNFLHDEQVIADIVSAIRPVDGENLVEIGPGLGALTEPVCEQVSKLTVVELDRDLATRLRSHPFIRDKLNIVESDALKYDFAQLAQDKPLRIFGNLPYNISTPLMFHLFSFSTLVQDMHFMLQKEVVNRLAAEPGHKNYGRLSVMAQYYCQVVPVLEVPPHAFQPPPKVDSAVVRLLPHAAPPVEVQNKKTLDQVCAIAFNQRRKTIRNSLKELLSEADIEAVGINPAARAETLSLQDFANLANKTES
- the surA gene encoding peptidylprolyl isomerase SurA codes for the protein MKLITVFSIFILSFSAFVKAQVQELDKVAVIVDQTVVLESEIKDLITTVKANAIRNNQNLPNDRVLRTQAIERLITEALQMQMAQRMGIQVSDPQLEQTIQNFASSENLTAEQLRAKVESEGMDWEQYRERIRKELITGEVTRANVRRRVYVTPQEIDNMVSLIDEQGAEEVEFQLGHILVGFPSEATQEDIDSAKTRSERVIELLQKEDADFRKIATTASSGPRALEGGDLGWMNVNTMPTLFAEVVADAKKDDLIGPIRSGAGFHILKILDIRGKQIAEIEEVNARHILIQTSVILSEERAQQMLSEFKNQVINGEAEFEDLAKEHSKDPGSAARGGELGWNDPSIYVPAFKETLAQLDEPGELSEPFRSVHGWHLVQLIGKRVGDVTDKLKQDKAYQLLFQRKFGEEREAWIRQMRDQAYVEVLE
- the pdxA gene encoding 4-hydroxythreonine-4-phosphate dehydrogenase PdxA; its protein translation is MPLKLAVTPGEPAGIGPDLVIQMAQLDWDVQLVAFADPDMMQERAAQLNLPLSLVEYAPERSDVLPAGKLFIVPVKVATKVTAGQLNEENGRYVVETLRQAGEANLRGEFDAVVTGPVNKSIINKAGISFSGHTEFFAQQSNTSDVVMLLSTEGLRVALVTTHIPLAYVSKAITPERLEKVISIINHDLITKFKIPSPKIYVCGLNPHAGENGHIGKEEQLVINPTLDMLRQRGINLIGPLPADTIFHPKYLDDADVVLAMYHDQGLPVLKYKGFGASVNVTLGLPIIRTSVDHGTALDLAGTGNIDNGSFKVAIRKAIKLAKNINE
- a CDS encoding symmetrical bis(5'-nucleosyl)-tetraphosphatase gives rise to the protein MSIFVVGDIQACYSGLKKLLLKVGFNPKQHKLWAVGDLIGRGPQALETIEFLMSLGDSFNTVLGNHDLHFLAVSQGIREVKGKDGFAELLQSSKKNLIIQWLREKPLAAVPEEGFFLSHAGLYPLWSEREALKLAQETSQFLKSDKWRRLLEYMYGNEEQRWTDNLSGLERHKFVIDAFTRMRFVDQKAGLNLQLKTTPKDAPPGIFPWFQHPDLRHESQLLFGHWAALEGNNPNERIHALDTGYIWGGKMTAINLKDLKTVSVKARTL
- the apaG gene encoding Co2+/Mg2+ efflux protein ApaG, encoding MEQESKLPEQIKIEVETAWLPEQISKEQNKYAFSYHITITNHAEVAVQLLNRYWLITDGNGKISEVAGPGVVGQTPVIQPGERFAYKSGAILDTPVGFMQGHYEFKSHDEQLFKTPIEVFTLSVPNSLN